In a single window of the Littorina saxatilis isolate snail1 linkage group LG5, US_GU_Lsax_2.0, whole genome shotgun sequence genome:
- the LOC138967803 gene encoding mucin-22-like — translation MATETNTETTMATETNTETTMATETNTETTMATETNTETTMATETNTETTMATETNTETTMATETNTETTMATERNTETTMATETNTETTMATETNTETTMATETNTETTMATETNTETTMATETNMNRDPE, via the coding sequence ATGGCAACTGAAACAAACACGGAGACCACCATGGCAACTGAAACAAACACGGAGACCACCATGGCAACTGAAACAAACACGGAGACCACCATGGCAACTGAAACAAACACGGAGACCACCATGGCAACTGAAACAAACACGGAGACCACCATGGCAACTGAAACAAACACGGAGACCACCATGGCAACTGAAACAAACACGGAGACCACCATGGCAACTGAAAGAAACACGGAGACCACCATGGCAACTGAAACAAACACGGAGACCACCATGGCAACTGAAACAAATACGGAGACCACCATGGCAACTGAAACAAACACGGAGACCACCATGGCAACTGAAACAAACACGGAGACCACCATGGCAACTGAAACAAACATGAATCGCGATCCCGAATAG